One segment of Phycisphaerales bacterium DNA contains the following:
- a CDS encoding FG-GAP-like repeat-containing protein encodes MHRSTIVGRGRRAALSLSIGMWATCQSAALAQTCDPTDLLAPEVRYNAGDAPNAVAMGDLDGDGDADLAVANDSAGGTASVLLGSGDGTFQPRQDFATGSGPRSVAMGDLDGDGTPDVAVANFNSSTVSVLLGNGDGTFQPRQDFATGMEPNSVAMGDLDGDGALDLAVGNFNASTVSVLLGNGDGTFQPRQDYATGGRPLSVAMGDLDGDGALDLAVANFNAATVSVLLNNGDGTYETRQDYATGRFPRTVVIGDLDGDGTPDLAAANGGSDSVSVLLGNGDGTFQERQDFAAGSNPRSVAIGDLDGDGTPDLAVANGDSDTVSVLPGNGDGTFPARYDFPTDSRPNSVVIGDLDGDQTPDVATANVFSDTVSVLLNQCGPAACRADLDGDGALTIFDFLTFQNLFDAMDPAADFDGDGDLTIFDFLAFQNAFDAGCP; translated from the coding sequence ATGCATCGAAGCACCATCGTCGGGCGCGGCCGCAGGGCCGCGCTTTCTTTGTCCATTGGCATGTGGGCAACCTGCCAGTCGGCGGCCCTCGCCCAGACCTGCGATCCCACCGACCTCTTGGCACCCGAGGTGCGATACAACGCGGGCGATGCGCCCAACGCCGTGGCGATGGGCGACCTGGACGGCGACGGCGACGCCGACCTGGCCGTGGCCAACGACAGCGCCGGCGGCACCGCCAGCGTGTTGCTGGGCAGCGGCGACGGAACCTTCCAGCCCCGCCAGGACTTCGCCACCGGCTCCGGTCCCAGGTCCGTGGCGATGGGCGACCTCGACGGCGACGGCACGCCCGACGTGGCCGTGGCGAACTTCAACTCGAGCACCGTCAGCGTGCTGCTGGGCAACGGCGACGGCACCTTCCAGCCCCGCCAGGACTTCGCCACCGGCATGGAACCCAACTCCGTGGCGATGGGCGACCTCGACGGCGATGGCGCGCTCGACCTGGCCGTGGGAAACTTCAACGCCAGCACCGTCAGCGTGCTGCTGGGGAACGGCGACGGCACCTTCCAGCCCCGCCAGGACTACGCCACCGGCGGCCGTCCCCTCTCGGTGGCGATGGGCGACCTCGACGGCGACGGCGCCCTCGACCTCGCCGTCGCGAACTTCAACGCCGCCACCGTCAGCGTGCTGCTGAACAACGGCGACGGCACCTACGAGACCCGCCAGGACTACGCCACCGGCCGCTTTCCCAGAACCGTGGTGATCGGCGACCTCGACGGCGACGGCACGCCCGATCTCGCCGCCGCGAACGGCGGCTCCGACAGCGTCAGCGTCCTGCTTGGCAACGGCGACGGCACCTTCCAGGAACGCCAGGACTTCGCCGCCGGCAGCAATCCCAGGTCCGTGGCGATCGGCGACCTCGACGGCGACGGCACGCCCGATCTCGCCGTCGCGAACGGCGACTCGGACACCGTCAGCGTGCTGCCGGGCAACGGCGACGGCACCTTCCCCGCACGCTACGACTTCCCCACCGACAGCCGTCCCAACTCCGTGGTGATCGGCGACCTCGACGGCGACCAAACGCCCGATGTCGCCACCGCGAACGTGTTCTCCGACACCGTCAGCGTGCTGCTCAACCAGTGCGGCCCCGCCGCCTGCCGAGCCGACCTGGACGGCGACGGCGCGCTGACCATCTTCGATTTCCTCACGTTCCAGAACCTCTTCGACGCGATGGACCCCGCTGCCGACTTCGACGGCGATGGCGACCTCACGATCTTCGACTTCCTCGCGTTC